One segment of Tamandua tetradactyla isolate mTamTet1 chromosome 13, mTamTet1.pri, whole genome shotgun sequence DNA contains the following:
- the PDZD7 gene encoding LOW QUALITY PROTEIN: PDZ domain-containing protein 7 (The sequence of the model RefSeq protein was modified relative to this genomic sequence to represent the inferred CDS: substituted 1 base at 1 genomic stop codon), which yields MAHGFAVGFDPLGPGDLSSGSLSSLSSRGHLGSDLGSATRYLLRKQQRLLNGPRRGIRASSPMGRVILINSPIEANSDESDIIHAVRVEKNPAGRLGFSVRGGSEHGLGIFVSKVEEGSSAERAGLCVGDKITEVNGLSLESTTMGSAVKVLTGSSRLHMMVRRMGRVPGIKFSKEKTTWVDVVNRRLVVEKCSSTPSDRSSEDGVRRIVHLYTTSDDFCLGFNIRGGKEFGLGIYVSKVDCGGLAEENGIKVGDQVLAANGVNFDNISHSQAVEVLKGQTHIMLTIKETGRYPAYKEMVSEYCWLDRLSNGVLQQLSPASESSSSVSSYASSALYSLAEGMGSLPSDHMDVCLGTEGPNGCGPGWGRADTAMQTEPDTGGRVETWCSVRPTVILRDTAIRADGHPPACRLDSALSESPKTALLLALSRPRPPITRSQSHLTLWEEKKQRKKEKSGFPGEKGALQRSKTLMNLFFKGGRQGRLAGEGHREAWTLDSGHSAKPRPRLDLEKAGGVGPVQKFVTWRLRRDRERGRALLSARSGSPSNQLTNMDDRVQAWKSRQSLIQDLARRLLTDDEVLAVTRHCSRYVHEGGVEDLVRPLLAILDRPEKLLLLRDIRSVVAPTDLGRFDSMVMPVELEAFEALKIRAAQPPALRPARQDTPPKRHLITPVPDSRGGFYLLPANGFWEEEDGGELRERLGALTVSLGASAPRHPHKGLPPLQDVPVDAFAPRRGAGAPPPQPPPVAPRPPRPNWLLTEPPSRDDPQQSPGRGRAQSRSRSRSGGRGKSPSRRRSPSPTTIPTPSMANGRYHKPRKARPPLPRPLAGQAAKGGASQGPSENGAGRSPAEGPATKAPIGELRTVTLSKMKQSLGISISGGIESKVQPMVKVEKIFPGGAAFLSGALQAGFELVAVDGESLEQVTHQRAVDTIRRAYRNKAREPMELVVRVPGPSPLPLHSDSSALMEQHLPAEHSLAHXTQDALLVPSHRLPQSPC from the exons ATGGCGCACGGTTTCGCAGTGGGCTTTGACCCGCTGGGCCCTGGAGACCTTAGCTCCGGCTCGCTGAGCTCCCTCTCCTCCCGAGGCCACCTGGGCAGCGACTTAGGCTCCGCAACGCGATACCTGCTGAGGAAGCAGCAGCGGCTGCTGAATGGGCCCCGCCGCGGAATCCGAGCCTCATCACCCATGGGCCGCGTCATCCTCATCAACTCCCCCATCGAAG CCAACAGTGATGAAAGCGACATCATCCACGCAGTCCGCGTGGAGAAGAATCCAGCGGGGAGGCTGGGCTTCAGTGTGCGGGGGGGCTCTGAGCATGGCCTGGGCATCTTCGTCAGCAAAGTGGAGGAGGGGAGCAGTGCAG AGCGGGCTGGCTTGTGTGTGGGGGACAAGATCACAGAGGTGAACGGGCTGAGCCTGGAGAGCACCACGATGGGCAGTGCTGTGAAGGTGCTGACGGGGAGCAGCCGCCTGCACATGATGGTGCGGCGCATGGGCCGCGTGCCGGGCATCAAGTTCTCCAAGGAGAAGACCACATG GGTGGATGTGGTGAATCGGCGGCTGGTAGTGGAGAAGTGCAGCTCAACCCCATCGGACCGCAGCTCAGAGGATGGCGTGCGGCGCATCGTCCATCTGTACACAACCTCCGATGACTTCTGCCTGGGCTTCAACATCCGTGGGGGCAAGGAGTTTGGGCTGGGCATCTATGTGTCCAA AGTGGACTGTGGTGGGCTGGCCGAAGAGAATGGTATCAAGGTGGGTGACCAGGTCCTGGCGGCCAACGGTGTCAACTTCGACAACATCAGCCACAGCCAGGCCGTGGAGGTGCTGAAGGGCCAAACGCACATCATGTTGACCATCAAG GAGACTGGCCGCTATCCTGCCTACAAGGAGATGGTTTCTGAGTACTGTTGGCTGGACCGAT TGAGCAATGGGGTGCTGCAGCAGCTGTCCCCGGCCTCTGAGAGCAGCTCCAGCGTCTCCTCCTATGCCTCCAGTGCCCTCTACAGCTTGGCCGAAGGCATGGGCTCTTTGCCCTCTGACCACATGGACGTCTGCCTGGGGACTGAGGGGCCCAATGGCTGTGGCCCAGGCTGGGGGCGGGCAGACACGGCTATGCAGACGGAGCCTGACACGGGGGGCCGTGTGGAGACCTGGTGCAGTGTACGGCCCACGGTCATCCTCAGGGACACGGCCATCCGCGCTGATGGTCACCCCCCTGCGTGCCGCCTTGACTCTGCGCTCTCGGAATCCCCCAAAACTGCTCTGCTGCTGGCACTCAGTCGACCCCGGCCACCCATCACACGCTCCCAGAGCCACCTGACCCTGTGGG AGGAGAAGAAGCAGCGGAAGAAGGAGAAGTCGGGGTTCCCCGGGGAGAAGGGTGCCCTGCAGCGCTCCAAGACGCTGATGAATCTCTTCTTCAAGGGAGGGCGACAGGGGCGGCTGGCAGGGGAGGGGCACAGAGAGGCCTGGACACTGGACAGCGGGCACTCGGCCAAGCCCCGCCCTCGCTTGGACCTGGAGAAAG CAGGGGGTGTGGGGCCTGTGCAGAAGTTTGTCACTTGGAGACTGAGACGCG ACCGGGAGAGGGGCCGAGCCCTGCTCTCTGCAAGGTCCGGGAGTCCCTCCAACCAGCTGACCAATATGGATGATCGGGTGCAAGCCTGGAAGAGCCGACAATCCCTTATTCAGGACCTGGCCCGGCGGCTGCTGACGGATGACGAGGTGCTGGCAGTCACCCGCCACTGCTCCCGG tatgtgcatgagggtgGAGTAGAAGACCTGGTGAGGCCCCTTTTGGCCATTCTGGACAGGCCAgagaagctgctgctgctgcgggACATCAG GAGTGTGGTGGCCCCTACAGACCTGGGCCGCTTCGACAGCATGGTGATGCCCGTGGAGCTGGAGGCTTTCGAGGCCCTCAAGATCAGGGCAG CGCAGCCTCCTGCTTTGCGGCCAGCCAGGCAGGACACGCCGCCCAAGCGTCACCTCATCACCCCAGTGCCTG ACAGCCGCGGAGGCTTCTACCTGCTGCCGGCGAACGGCTTCTGGGAGGAGGAAGATGGCGGCGAGCTGAGGGAGCGGCTGGGGGCCCTCACGGTCTCCCTGGGCGCCTCTGCACCCCGCCACCCCCACAAGGGGCTGCCGCCTCTCCAAGACGTGCCAGTAGATGCCTTCGCCCCCCGCCGAGGCGCCGGCGCACCCCCTCCCCAGCCGCCCCCCGTTGCTCCCCGGCCCCCGCGGCCTAACTGGCTGCTGACAGAACCCCCGAGCCGTGACGACCCTCAGCAGAGCCCGGGCCGGGGCCGCGCCCAGAGCCGCAGCCGCAGCCGCAGTGGGGGCCGAGGCAAGTCCCCCAGTCGCAGGCGCTCCCCATCCCCAACGActatccccacccccagcatggCCAATGGGCGCTACCACAAGCCTCGGAAGGCCCGGCCCCCTCTGCCACGACCTCTGGCTGGGCAGGCAGCCAAGGGGGGAGCCAGTCAAGGGCCCTCTGAGAATGGAGCTGGCAGGAGTCCAGCTGAGGGGCCAGCCACCAAGGCCCCCATTGGGGAGCTGAGAACAGTCACCCTGTCCAAGATGAAGCAGTCCTTGG GCATCAGCATTTCTGGGGGCATTGAGTCCAAAGTGCAGCCCATGGTGAAGGTAGAAAAGATCTTCCCTGGGGGAGCTGCCTTCCTCAGCGGGGCCCTGCAG GCTGGCTTCGAGCTTGTGGCAGTAGATGGAGAGAGCCTGGAACAGGTGACCCACCAGCGAGCAGTAGACACCATCCGCCGGGCGTATCGAAACAAGGCTCGTGAGCCCATGGAGCTCGTGGTCCGGGTTCCTGGACCCAGCCCACTGCCCTTACACTCAGACTCGTCTGCCCTCATGGAGCAGCACCTTCCGGCTGAGCACTCCCTTGCCCACTGAACGCAGGATGCTCTTCTAGTCCCCTCCCATAGGCTCCCACAATCTCCCTGTTAA